From the Streptomyces sp. NBC_00390 genome, the window CGCATCTCCGCCGGTCGCCGCGTTGTCCGGTACGTGGCGACGACTGCGGCCGCCGGATGCCGCAGGGCCGTCTCGCGGCTGCTGACCGCCAGGTCGCGCAGGGTCGTCCGCCAGTCGCCGGGGGTCGGCGCGAAGGTCTCCAGAATCTCCTCGAAGAGCCGGTCCGCGAGAAGCAGATGCAACTCGTCCTTGTCCGCGACATGCCGGTACAGCGCCGACGGGTCCACGCCGAGCCGGGCCGCCAGCTTCCTCACGGTCAGCGACTCCGCGCCGTGTTCGTCGCAGAGCGCCAGTGCCGCGTCCACGATGATCGGCGCGTCCAGGACCACCTTGGGCGGCCGCCCCCTGCCCCGTGTCGCCGTGCCTTCCGATGCCATGCACCCGATGAGATCAGTCGGCGGCACCCCCGGGCAAGCCCGTGCCTCCACCCGGGAAATATTTTTCCCACACTGTTGACTTAATCGGTCGGCGGGCGCTTTCCTTCCTTCACCCCGGACCGAGGAGGACCGCGCATGGACGACGGCCAGAACTCCCGTCACGACGAGTTCCGCAAGACCCTCCGCACCCGCCACGGCGTGATCATCGCGCTCGCCAACATCAGCCCCACCGTCTCCATCGGCATCGGACTCGGCTTCCTCGCCGCCGTTGCCGGAACGTCGCTGCCCGCCGCGTTCCTGCTGGCCGCGCTCCCGATCCTCGCCGTGTCCGGCGGCTATGCCCGCCTCGCCGCACGTGACCCCAACTGCGGCACCGCGTACATCTGGGTCCGCCGCGCACTCGGCCCGTGGACCGGATATCTCACCGGCTGGACCTCGGTCGCGACCAACATCATGTTCCTCTCCTACGCAGGTCAGCTGACCGGTCAGTTCACCCTCCAACTCGCCCATGAAATAGGACTGTTCAGTACGGAGTCGACGCTTGCGGTCACGCTCACCGGCCTGCTGTGGACCGGTCTGATCGTGATCGGCGCGATGCGCGGGGTGAAGGACGCGACCGCCGTGCAGTCGGTGCTGCTCGGCCTGTCCGCGGTGGTCGTCCTGGCGGTCGTCGTCACCGCC encodes:
- a CDS encoding TetR/AcrR family transcriptional regulator C-terminal domain-containing protein — protein: MASEGTATRGRGRPPKVVLDAPIIVDAALALCDEHGAESLTVRKLAARLGVDPSALYRHVADKDELHLLLADRLFEEILETFAPTPGDWRTTLRDLAVSSRETALRHPAAAVVATYRTTRRPAEMRIVEHILTAFTEAGCGPGLSALLHRVYGDFTLAWSGMDAAFATLDPAAQAGDEAAWTREYVAADPSRYPSIARSSAHMATMTGERVFRAALEVLLDGLGARIGRGGPVG